From the Nocardiopsis changdeensis genome, one window contains:
- a CDS encoding class I SAM-dependent methyltransferase: MVDRHFSEPDLADLYDYFNPWGSTPQDDFYLDLVLRSRAVLDVGCGTGKIQRVARERGQTGRLVGLDPAAAMLEVGRRDREDVEWVHGDLLAGPYDDPGHGPFTGAFDLVMMSGHAFQVFTSDEELHAVLAAVRRALVPGGRFAFETRNPAVRGWEAWTPERVRTVQGPGGRRATSVHRLREVRGDLVTFTSDYHLEGWSEPVVSRSTLRFLDADTLDRFLAQAGLAVDERYGYWDRTPLTATSTEIITLARPA; encoded by the coding sequence ATGGTCGATCGACACTTCTCCGAGCCGGACCTGGCCGATCTGTACGACTACTTCAACCCCTGGGGCTCCACGCCCCAGGACGATTTCTACCTCGACCTGGTCCTGCGGTCCCGCGCTGTACTGGACGTGGGCTGCGGAACGGGCAAGATCCAGCGGGTGGCCCGCGAGCGCGGGCAAACCGGGCGTCTGGTGGGCCTGGACCCGGCCGCGGCGATGCTGGAGGTCGGCCGCCGCGACCGTGAGGACGTCGAGTGGGTCCACGGCGACCTGCTCGCCGGCCCCTACGATGACCCCGGCCATGGCCCGTTCACCGGGGCGTTCGACCTGGTGATGATGTCCGGGCACGCCTTCCAGGTGTTCACCTCCGACGAGGAGCTGCACGCCGTGCTGGCCGCGGTGCGTCGGGCGCTGGTGCCGGGGGGACGGTTCGCCTTCGAGACCCGCAACCCCGCGGTCCGGGGCTGGGAGGCCTGGACCCCCGAGCGGGTGCGCACCGTGCAGGGCCCCGGCGGGCGCCGGGCCACCTCCGTGCACCGGTTGCGGGAGGTGCGCGGCGACCTGGTGACCTTCACATCGGACTACCACCTGGAGGGCTGGTCCGAGCCCGTGGTCAGCCGCAGCACCCTGCGGTTCCTGGACGCCGACACCCTGGACCGCTTCCTGGCGCAGGCCGGGCTCGCCGTGGACGAGCGGTACGGCTACTGGGACCGCACCCCGCTGACCGCGACCAGCACGGAGATCATCACCCTCGCCCGCCCGGCCTGA
- a CDS encoding serine/threonine-protein kinase, with amino-acid sequence MPDPLLPGDPTRTGPYTLHARLGGGGMGQVFLGRSPGGRTVAVKVVRPDLAQDAEFRRRFATEVAAARKVGGFYTAQVVDTDTSATPPWLATAYIPGPTLHRAVADHGPLPVETVAVLGAGLAEGLSAVHAQGVVHRDLKPGNVLLAEDGPRLIDFGIARALDSTSHTRTSTVLGTAAFMSPEQAKTQKVGPASDVFSLGCVLAFAATGRSPFGDGPVHAVVFRVVHEEPDLADLPASLVDLVRACLAKDPESRPGAEEVSAHLAAVGVSRASDTGRWLPPDVTETLARYTLAYTRFEPGQDRDPEGGPAGPAKQMPQATGSDTIKPETPTFWRRLRGVRGVGAGAGEQRDSPKGAGGELVIGNLSPHPVEVAVDGTVLGTAPGFASRAFPVPPGQRSLLVSSEGRGVARRVKVSGGDTAKLAFDVLPGPHPAPEPVEQVVITGGRLSGVGGPALMFGGIVWIASGLLAVTMYATGEAHPSVSGTEMLVAVVVGGLIAGLLGGLLAFFSGPPRLVLSRAGLRPPHLPASEKPFRWDRLEQVSVVGEGEGAQVVVWPRRGWPLETTRTLKDYQGGKVVCRAEEVNAVDPLQAERLRAALRWFAADIWVEQPAAP; translated from the coding sequence ATGCCCGACCCCCTCCTGCCCGGCGACCCCACCCGGACCGGCCCCTACACCCTGCACGCGCGCCTGGGCGGCGGCGGGATGGGTCAGGTGTTCCTGGGCCGCTCCCCCGGTGGGCGCACCGTCGCGGTCAAGGTCGTACGCCCCGACCTGGCCCAGGACGCCGAGTTCCGGCGCCGGTTCGCCACCGAGGTGGCCGCCGCCCGCAAGGTCGGCGGGTTCTACACCGCCCAGGTCGTGGACACCGACACCAGCGCCACCCCGCCCTGGCTGGCCACCGCCTACATCCCCGGCCCCACTCTGCACCGGGCCGTGGCCGACCACGGCCCCCTGCCGGTGGAGACCGTGGCGGTGCTCGGGGCAGGGCTGGCCGAGGGTCTGTCGGCGGTGCACGCCCAGGGGGTGGTGCACCGCGATCTCAAACCGGGCAACGTGCTGCTGGCCGAGGACGGTCCGCGGCTGATCGACTTCGGGATCGCCCGAGCCCTGGACTCCACCTCCCACACCCGCACCTCCACGGTGCTGGGCACCGCCGCTTTCATGTCCCCCGAACAGGCTAAGACGCAGAAGGTCGGCCCGGCCTCGGACGTGTTCTCCCTCGGGTGCGTGCTCGCCTTCGCCGCCACCGGCCGCAGCCCCTTCGGCGACGGTCCGGTGCACGCGGTGGTCTTCCGGGTGGTGCACGAGGAGCCCGACCTGGCCGACCTCCCCGCTTCCCTTGTCGACCTGGTGCGAGCCTGTCTGGCCAAGGACCCCGAGTCCCGGCCGGGTGCGGAGGAGGTGTCGGCGCACCTGGCCGCCGTGGGAGTGTCCCGAGCTTCAGACACTGGCCGGTGGCTGCCCCCGGACGTCACCGAGACACTGGCCCGGTACACGCTCGCCTACACCCGGTTCGAGCCCGGACAGGACCGGGACCCCGAAGGGGGTCCGGCCGGCCCCGCGAAGCAGATGCCTCAGGCCACCGGTTCCGACACGATCAAGCCGGAGACGCCGACGTTCTGGCGAAGGCTCCGTGGCGTTCGGGGCGTCGGCGCGGGCGCAGGCGAACAGCGGGACTCCCCGAAGGGAGCAGGTGGCGAGCTGGTCATCGGCAACCTCAGCCCACACCCCGTGGAGGTGGCCGTGGACGGCACCGTCCTGGGCACGGCCCCCGGGTTCGCCTCCCGTGCCTTCCCCGTCCCTCCCGGTCAGCGCTCGCTCCTGGTGAGCTCCGAGGGCCGCGGCGTGGCGCGGCGCGTCAAGGTGTCCGGGGGCGACACGGCGAAGTTGGCCTTCGACGTCCTCCCGGGACCGCATCCGGCTCCGGAGCCGGTCGAGCAGGTCGTCATCACCGGCGGCCGTCTCTCGGGAGTGGGCGGTCCGGCTCTCATGTTCGGCGGGATCGTCTGGATCGCCTCTGGACTGTTGGCGGTGACCATGTACGCGACAGGTGAGGCCCATCCCTCCGTGAGTGGGACGGAGATGCTGGTCGCCGTCGTGGTGGGGGGACTGATCGCGGGCCTCCTGGGTGGTCTCCTGGCTTTTTTCAGCGGACCGCCGCGGCTCGTCCTGTCCCGCGCCGGGCTGCGGCCCCCGCACCTTCCCGCAAGTGAGAAGCCGTTCAGGTGGGACCGTCTCGAACAGGTCAGCGTGGTCGGCGAGGGGGAGGGCGCGCAGGTCGTGGTCTGGCCGCGTCGAGGCTGGCCGCTGGAGACCACCCGGACGCTGAAGGACTACCAGGGCGGCAAGGTCGTGTGCAGGGCCGAGGAGGTCAACGCGGTGGACCCCCTCCAAGCAGAGCGCCTGCGTGCGGCGCTGCGGTGGTTCGCCGCCGACATCTGGGTCGAACAGCCGGCCGCTCCGTGA
- a CDS encoding MmcQ/YjbR family DNA-binding protein codes for MTLSGEQLQQTARDTAAALAHVERGRPFTPHLDVFKVRGKVFLIVTEDDPDLQIITVKANPDHGDALRRDHESITPGHYLDKRHWISVGAGPGITGRLVEDLVHDSYDLASGHQEGRES; via the coding sequence ATGACGCTCTCCGGCGAACAGCTCCAGCAGACCGCCCGCGACACCGCGGCCGCGCTCGCGCACGTCGAACGCGGACGGCCGTTCACCCCGCACCTGGACGTGTTCAAGGTGCGGGGCAAGGTGTTCCTCATCGTCACCGAGGACGATCCGGACCTGCAGATCATCACCGTCAAAGCGAACCCGGACCACGGGGACGCGCTCCGCCGCGACCACGAATCGATCACGCCCGGGCACTACCTCGACAAGCGGCACTGGATCTCCGTCGGCGCGGGCCCGGGCATCACCGGGCGGCTGGTCGAGGACCTGGTGCACGACTCCTACGACCTGGCCTCCGGACATCAGGAAGGGCGGGAATCGTGA
- a CDS encoding MmcQ/YjbR family DNA-binding protein — MQEDALQQYARDRAEELPGAGLEYPFGPDWEVFKVRDKVFMLLTEVTGEPIVIVKAEPEDGKALRERHEEITPGYHMNKRHWITLNPGGDLPQRLVEDLVTESYLLVVENLPRARRPVDPAAFERSKR; from the coding sequence ATGCAGGAAGACGCACTGCAGCAGTACGCCAGAGACCGCGCCGAGGAGCTGCCCGGTGCCGGGCTCGAGTACCCGTTCGGCCCGGACTGGGAGGTGTTCAAGGTGCGGGACAAGGTGTTCATGCTGCTGACCGAGGTCACCGGCGAACCGATCGTGATCGTCAAGGCCGAGCCGGAGGACGGCAAGGCGCTTCGGGAGCGCCATGAAGAGATCACGCCCGGCTACCACATGAACAAGCGGCACTGGATCACCCTGAACCCCGGCGGAGACCTGCCGCAGCGCCTCGTGGAGGACCTGGTGACCGAGTCCTACCTGCTCGTCGTGGAGAACCTGCCCCGGGCGCGGCGTCCCGTGGACCCGGCGGCCTTCGAAAGGAGCAAGCGATGA
- a CDS encoding TetR/AcrR family transcriptional regulator, with product MRKGRPNDPQRRTRILHATLDVIRSQGVHAASYRRIAAQAGVPLGSMTYYFPDLDGLVVAAFETLRGELEPRFAAPLRDASTTDAVIEVLVSATVGATSPSTADVRLYTELYHYAARSTRAADLVRAFQEESLTLLRGRLSDARARAVDALMWGWWSYRLFHQDAPLEEDMVRRAYRALLDTHSTAAPRTQEAHHA from the coding sequence GTGCGGAAAGGCAGACCCAACGATCCGCAACGACGAACCCGGATCCTGCACGCCACGCTCGACGTGATCCGCTCGCAGGGGGTGCACGCGGCCTCGTACCGGCGGATCGCGGCACAGGCCGGCGTTCCGCTGGGATCGATGACGTACTACTTCCCCGATCTCGACGGGCTCGTCGTCGCCGCGTTCGAGACGCTTCGGGGTGAACTGGAGCCCCGGTTCGCCGCACCGCTCCGGGACGCCTCGACCACGGACGCCGTGATCGAGGTGCTCGTGTCGGCCACCGTGGGGGCCACGAGTCCGAGCACCGCGGACGTGCGCCTCTACACCGAGCTCTACCACTACGCGGCGCGCAGCACCCGCGCCGCCGACCTCGTCCGCGCCTTCCAAGAGGAATCGCTCACACTGCTCCGCGGCCGTCTCTCCGACGCCCGGGCCCGCGCCGTCGACGCCCTGATGTGGGGGTGGTGGAGCTATCGCCTGTTCCACCAGGACGCGCCGCTGGAGGAGGACATGGTCCGCCGCGCGTACCGAGCGCTCCTCGACACCCACTCGACCGCAGCCCCACGAACCCAGGAGGCCCACCATGCCTGA
- a CDS encoding zinc-binding dehydrogenase, with protein sequence MPDTMRAIRLTGPVAPNELTVSRVPVPDVGPGRVRIRVMAFGVNESEVTSRKGESGPDFSFPRIPGIEAVGDGVGLAPGQKVATMMGGLGRSIDGGYAQYTVVDAANAIPFDTDLGWDVLGALPEMLQTAHGSITTLGLQAGQYVLIRGGTSTVGLTAISIAHRLGATVLATTRNPARFELLTQVGADHALLDDDTLTDAVRGLVPGGLDAALELVAATALPATLSLVRPGGTVCFVGALNGEWTIPDFSPFSIPTGVRLTSYAGGADDLPADALGRYLRAIEDGSLKVVIADTYEGLDKVAQAQHDLESGHRPGKHVVVLAGT encoded by the coding sequence ATGCCTGACACCATGCGCGCGATCCGGCTCACCGGACCTGTCGCACCGAACGAACTCACCGTCTCCCGGGTGCCGGTCCCCGACGTCGGGCCCGGGCGCGTGCGCATCCGCGTGATGGCGTTCGGCGTCAACGAGTCCGAAGTCACCAGCCGAAAGGGGGAATCCGGACCCGACTTCTCCTTCCCCCGGATCCCGGGCATCGAAGCCGTCGGCGACGGTGTCGGGCTGGCCCCCGGGCAGAAGGTCGCGACGATGATGGGCGGCCTGGGCCGCTCCATCGACGGCGGCTACGCGCAGTACACCGTCGTCGACGCGGCCAACGCGATCCCGTTCGACACCGACCTGGGATGGGACGTCCTCGGTGCGCTCCCGGAGATGCTGCAGACCGCGCACGGCTCCATCACCACCCTGGGCCTGCAGGCCGGGCAGTACGTGCTCATCCGGGGAGGCACGTCCACCGTGGGCCTCACCGCGATCTCCATCGCCCACCGGCTCGGCGCCACGGTCCTTGCCACCACCCGGAACCCCGCCAGGTTCGAGCTCCTCACGCAGGTGGGTGCGGATCACGCCCTGCTCGACGACGACACGCTGACGGACGCGGTCCGCGGCCTCGTACCGGGCGGCCTCGACGCGGCCCTGGAGTTGGTCGCCGCGACCGCGCTGCCGGCCACGCTCTCCCTCGTCCGCCCCGGTGGCACGGTCTGCTTCGTCGGCGCCCTCAACGGAGAGTGGACCATCCCCGACTTCTCCCCGTTCTCCATCCCCACCGGCGTCCGCCTCACCAGCTACGCCGGCGGTGCTGACGATCTGCCCGCCGACGCGCTCGGGCGGTACCTCCGTGCAATCGAGGACGGGTCGCTGAAGGTCGTCATCGCCGACACCTACGAAGGGCTCGACAAGGTGGCACAGGCGCAGCACGACCTGGAGTCCGGTCACCGCCCCGGAAAGCACGTCGTCGTCCTCGCCGGGACGTGA
- a CDS encoding OmpA family protein codes for MHPVRTMAAGTAALALLITPPLILSRWEWPVGEEVTGTYLWLSLLSGTLPTTVLYALALVVLWGLWAVFAILVTADVIAVLRGHLPRIGLVRVAVTGLAGGSVAVSAPAVAAVSAPADSTPTTGTPDADTAPTQGEPAHLLERTRVLAGFGLDSAEPGPSMVDELGPTVQLLQLFGDRNTPITVTGHTDASGPDDHNQVLSEQRAQAIAALLTEQLGQEWEITVEGAGSRWPRDHPDLGAAADRRVEITYTLSTGRQAPPQNIEPAQNDTATVEPEPRESGMAVPLMALAAGAVAGGAAGAVIGRRTAPGHCVPPGLADTPRQAEENEEQQEAEPPEGAIGNPVQVSRHTNGVLFTPEGHLRIADTLAIDPTTGPAFTGEYAAAVFSSILDRALDDPAVHVITPAPLMAAVGASPRAGGERLRVLPDLASALTEAELSYVTGDESTLLLVEAPTTPVLADRLTALTSHEDGDIRALALGEGGGSSPRVHCDSLDTIRITAADGTTATYTDLRLLHRITPAAAHGAVEEPPEAEEPDTLDSVDEDPAPEPRPEANTEPEPMSRIQVRLLAPQPVITYNGQDIGVTMRASARRLLAFLALHPAGVSTDLLTDALFPDTSETKAKTLRNTAASSARRAARQAWGDHEREIIDVAQGRYRLRAEAVNVDIWRFSTALKAAKDTEDEAQRLTHLQVAADLCSHELLTEVDLPWIEEKRQAHRRAVADCFVGLAKAAETPGQALPWLERAREVDDLNETIYQELMRTHALLGRPDAVQRTYQALVEHLKPMRVRPSAATNKLFQEVVSAGG; via the coding sequence ATGCATCCGGTACGAACGATGGCCGCGGGCACAGCCGCACTCGCGCTGCTCATCACGCCGCCGCTGATCCTCAGCCGGTGGGAATGGCCGGTGGGGGAGGAGGTGACCGGGACCTATCTGTGGTTGTCCCTGCTCAGCGGGACACTGCCGACCACGGTCCTGTACGCCTTGGCCCTCGTCGTGCTGTGGGGGCTGTGGGCGGTGTTCGCCATCCTGGTGACAGCCGATGTCATCGCCGTGCTGCGCGGGCACCTTCCCCGGATCGGGTTGGTGCGCGTGGCCGTCACCGGCCTCGCCGGAGGCTCGGTGGCGGTCAGCGCCCCGGCTGTCGCGGCGGTGTCGGCACCGGCTGACAGCACACCGACCACCGGCACACCCGACGCCGACACTGCGCCGACCCAGGGCGAACCGGCGCACCTGCTGGAGCGCACGCGCGTCCTGGCCGGATTCGGACTCGACTCCGCCGAACCCGGACCATCGATGGTCGACGAGTTGGGGCCCACCGTCCAGCTGCTCCAGCTGTTCGGCGACCGGAACACCCCGATCACCGTCACCGGGCACACCGACGCCAGCGGACCTGACGACCACAATCAGGTCCTGTCCGAGCAGCGGGCGCAGGCCATCGCCGCCCTGCTGACGGAACAGCTCGGGCAGGAGTGGGAGATCACCGTCGAAGGGGCCGGCTCCCGCTGGCCGCGTGACCATCCGGACCTCGGCGCGGCGGCCGACCGCCGGGTCGAGATCACCTACACGCTCAGCACCGGCCGACAGGCCCCTCCGCAGAACATCGAACCCGCACAGAACGACACCGCGACGGTGGAACCGGAACCACGGGAGAGCGGGATGGCCGTCCCACTGATGGCCCTGGCCGCCGGAGCGGTGGCCGGAGGTGCGGCGGGCGCGGTCATCGGGCGGCGCACCGCACCCGGACACTGCGTTCCCCCCGGCCTCGCCGACACACCCCGGCAAGCCGAAGAGAACGAAGAGCAGCAGGAGGCCGAGCCCCCGGAAGGCGCCATCGGCAATCCGGTACAGGTCAGCCGCCACACCAACGGGGTGCTCTTCACTCCGGAAGGGCACCTGCGCATAGCTGACACCCTCGCTATCGACCCCACCACAGGGCCGGCCTTCACCGGCGAGTACGCGGCGGCCGTGTTCTCCTCCATCCTCGACCGGGCCCTGGACGACCCCGCTGTACACGTGATCACCCCTGCGCCTCTCATGGCCGCGGTCGGAGCTTCGCCCCGGGCGGGCGGGGAGCGACTGCGCGTCCTCCCGGACCTCGCCTCGGCGCTGACCGAGGCCGAACTCTCCTACGTCACCGGCGACGAATCCACCCTGCTCCTGGTGGAGGCGCCGACCACACCTGTCCTCGCCGATCGGCTGACAGCGCTGACTTCCCACGAGGACGGCGACATTCGTGCTCTCGCCCTGGGCGAAGGAGGGGGATCCTCGCCCCGGGTGCACTGCGACAGCCTCGACACCATTCGCATCACCGCCGCCGACGGAACCACCGCCACCTACACGGACCTGCGCCTGCTTCACCGGATCACGCCTGCCGCAGCCCACGGCGCTGTGGAGGAACCGCCTGAGGCCGAGGAACCCGACACCCTGGATTCTGTAGATGAAGACCCCGCACCCGAACCCCGTCCAGAAGCGAACACCGAGCCCGAGCCGATGTCACGCATCCAGGTGCGGCTCCTCGCTCCCCAACCCGTCATCACCTACAACGGCCAGGACATCGGTGTCACCATGCGCGCTTCCGCCCGCAGGCTCCTGGCCTTCCTGGCCCTGCACCCGGCCGGGGTGAGCACCGACCTCCTCACCGACGCCCTGTTCCCGGACACCTCCGAGACCAAGGCCAAGACCCTGCGCAACACCGCCGCCAGCAGTGCCCGGCGCGCTGCCCGCCAGGCGTGGGGAGACCACGAACGGGAGATCATCGACGTAGCCCAAGGCCGCTACCGGCTCCGCGCCGAAGCGGTCAACGTCGACATCTGGCGTTTCAGCACGGCGCTCAAGGCCGCCAAGGACACGGAGGACGAAGCCCAGCGCCTGACACATCTGCAGGTGGCGGCCGACCTGTGCTCCCACGAGCTGTTGACCGAGGTGGACCTGCCTTGGATCGAGGAGAAGCGCCAAGCGCACCGCCGTGCGGTCGCCGACTGTTTCGTCGGCCTGGCCAAGGCCGCAGAAACCCCAGGGCAGGCGCTGCCCTGGCTGGAGCGCGCCCGCGAGGTCGACGACCTCAATGAGACCATCTACCAGGAGCTCATGCGCACTCACGCGCTGCTGGGTCGTCCGGACGCCGTCCAGCGCACGTACCAGGCACTGGTCGAGCATCTCAAGCCCATGCGGGTCCGTCCCAGCGCCGCTACGAACAAGCTTTTTCAGGAGGTGGTCTCCGCCGGCGGATGA
- a CDS encoding TadE family protein yields the protein MILALPLAFAMLLGIVQYTLWTHAHHRAQAIATEALAGGRVFNGTEHEGEERGYALAGDLGGTLLRDTTVDVRRQGGTTRVTVDATTLGLLPGWNPGVHVSLTGPTEHVERP from the coding sequence ATGATCCTCGCCCTCCCCCTGGCCTTCGCCATGCTCCTGGGCATCGTCCAGTACACGCTCTGGACCCACGCCCACCACCGCGCGCAGGCCATCGCCACCGAGGCCCTCGCCGGCGGACGGGTCTTCAACGGCACCGAGCACGAAGGCGAAGAACGGGGATACGCCCTGGCCGGCGACCTCGGCGGAACCCTGCTGCGCGACACCACCGTCGACGTCCGACGACAGGGTGGCACCACTCGCGTCACGGTGGACGCCACCACCCTCGGACTGCTCCCCGGCTGGAACCCCGGCGTTCACGTCTCCCTGACCGGACCCACCGAGCACGTGGAACGTCCATGA
- a CDS encoding type II secretion system F family protein translates to MNAFVAAMAGATAGAGLWWTACALSRPGLAELLPTEEGEAVEASTRQGASGTGAGILARIGPPAERLGNDLAACSQDLDTYRAHQIVALLGAGTAAVLLVSLAALPEFPLTIPIALLLGAVLLASAVFAPALLLRYRAEHHRTQLRQATSAIADLTGIALAGGAGVSTALSSATRAGAGPAFTRIRHCLREADLRAHSPWDALAGLAHHTGVRELDDLAASLRLAGTDGARVRTSVQAKAATLRTRRLAALETRAHQATERMTLPVMLLILGFLLLMGHPAIVHVTTGF, encoded by the coding sequence ATGAACGCCTTCGTCGCCGCCATGGCCGGAGCCACCGCCGGAGCCGGGCTCTGGTGGACCGCCTGCGCCCTGAGCCGCCCCGGCCTCGCGGAACTCCTCCCCACAGAAGAAGGAGAAGCCGTCGAAGCGTCGACGCGGCAGGGTGCGAGCGGAACGGGAGCAGGGATTCTGGCCCGGATCGGCCCCCCGGCCGAACGCCTCGGCAACGACCTCGCCGCCTGCAGCCAGGACCTCGACACCTACCGGGCCCACCAGATCGTCGCCCTGCTGGGAGCGGGCACCGCAGCCGTCCTCCTGGTGTCCCTGGCCGCACTGCCCGAGTTCCCGCTCACCATCCCGATCGCGCTCCTGCTCGGAGCCGTCCTCCTGGCCTCAGCGGTCTTCGCACCCGCCCTACTCCTGAGGTACCGCGCCGAGCACCACCGGACACAGCTGCGCCAGGCCACCTCCGCCATCGCCGACCTCACCGGCATCGCCCTCGCCGGAGGAGCAGGAGTCTCCACCGCCCTGTCCTCCGCCACCCGCGCAGGAGCCGGGCCCGCCTTCACCCGGATCCGCCACTGCCTGCGCGAAGCCGACCTGCGCGCCCACTCTCCCTGGGACGCCCTCGCAGGCCTGGCCCACCACACCGGCGTACGCGAACTCGACGACCTCGCCGCCTCCCTGCGCCTGGCCGGCACCGACGGCGCCCGCGTCCGCACCTCGGTCCAGGCCAAGGCCGCCACCCTGCGCACCCGCCGCCTCGCCGCCCTCGAAACCCGCGCCCACCAGGCCACCGAACGCATGACCCTGCCCGTCATGCTCCTGATCCTCGGGTTCCTCCTGCTCATGGGACACCCGGCCATCGTCCACGTCACCACCGGCTTCTGA
- a CDS encoding type II secretion system F family protein, with translation MTTMPVAALGGAAVGVGLVLLAPTLPTLLSALRSRLNLTGPAGLRIAAAAGAGTITWTLTSWPVAALLAALALWWLPRHLAPDRTVTAEADRIEAVAAWAEQLRDLISASAGLHQAIRASAGTAPAPIREDVCGLADDLTAGQDLDRALVEFAHRVDNETADLVVAALTMAVQRHAADLAALLGTLAEAARDRAAMLVRIQASRARTRTSVRIITATSLTMAASMAVLNGPFFAPLGSAGGQVVLALVGALWAAALGWLSRLAEPPHTERLLNTAEGTR, from the coding sequence ATGACCACGATGCCCGTCGCCGCACTGGGCGGAGCCGCCGTCGGCGTGGGCCTGGTGCTGCTCGCCCCCACCCTGCCCACGCTCTTGTCCGCCCTCCGCTCCCGCCTGAACCTCACCGGTCCGGCCGGACTGCGGATCGCCGCGGCGGCCGGTGCCGGGACGATCACCTGGACCCTCACCTCCTGGCCGGTCGCCGCGCTCCTGGCCGCACTCGCCCTGTGGTGGCTGCCCCGCCACCTGGCCCCCGACCGCACCGTCACCGCCGAGGCCGACCGCATCGAAGCGGTCGCGGCCTGGGCCGAGCAGCTCCGCGACCTCATCAGCGCCTCGGCCGGACTCCACCAGGCCATTCGCGCCTCCGCCGGCACCGCACCCGCACCCATCCGCGAGGATGTATGCGGCCTGGCCGACGATCTCACCGCAGGCCAGGACCTCGACCGGGCACTCGTCGAGTTCGCCCACCGGGTCGACAACGAGACCGCCGACCTGGTCGTCGCCGCGCTCACCATGGCCGTCCAACGCCACGCCGCCGACCTGGCCGCGCTGCTGGGCACACTCGCCGAAGCCGCCCGCGACCGCGCCGCCATGCTCGTCCGCATCCAGGCCTCCCGGGCCCGCACACGAACCTCCGTACGCATCATCACCGCGACCTCCCTCACCATGGCCGCCAGCATGGCCGTCCTCAACGGCCCCTTCTTCGCGCCCCTCGGCTCGGCCGGCGGACAGGTCGTTCTGGCGCTGGTCGGGGCGCTGTGGGCGGCCGCGCTCGGGTGGCTGTCCCGCCTGGCCGAACCACCGCACACCGAACGCCTGCTCAACACCGCAGAGGGGACCCGATGA
- a CDS encoding CpaF family protein, whose amino-acid sequence MTPTPSSPQPAPTALRHVPEHVRDLAHHWADQVTDTLVRRSTDGDHLDPGQTSRRERADSLVSVLLEEHACRALTGAAHPLDEHEEAWVRTRVLSQVCGLGPLEELLAEPGIRDIHINGTRVWVDFGGGQREERPPITSTDTELIALVQRLAAQAPGGERRFDASAPLLSMELTDGARLSAVMGVSRHPAVTIRRHPERELTLTDLTASGMLTKPVRALLVAAVRARLNVVIGGATGSGKTTLLRALARHIPHDEHVITIEDAYELALDSDPDRNCLALQGRPPNTEGAGEITLADLLRHALRMSPDRVIVGETRGQETVALLHAMTMGTDGSMATVHASSSEQILTKLATYANQARDRLTLEESAILISSAVHLAVYIDTDAHGTRRVAGIREIVGCDGPRVVTNEIHTAEHGFVLPLSPPYARKLVRTGFDPTTLLTGSGA is encoded by the coding sequence ATGACCCCGACACCTTCCTCCCCACAGCCGGCCCCAACGGCCCTGCGCCACGTTCCCGAGCACGTACGCGACCTCGCCCACCACTGGGCCGACCAGGTCACCGACACCCTCGTGCGCCGGTCAACGGACGGCGACCACCTCGACCCTGGACAGACCTCCCGGCGCGAACGCGCCGACTCCCTCGTGTCCGTCCTCCTGGAGGAGCACGCCTGCCGGGCCCTCACCGGAGCCGCCCATCCCCTCGACGAACACGAGGAGGCGTGGGTCCGCACCCGCGTCCTGTCCCAGGTATGCGGCCTCGGCCCCCTGGAAGAGCTGCTCGCCGAACCCGGAATCCGCGACATCCACATCAACGGCACCCGCGTCTGGGTCGACTTCGGCGGCGGACAGCGCGAAGAGCGACCGCCCATCACCTCCACCGACACCGAACTCATCGCCCTCGTCCAACGCCTCGCCGCCCAGGCCCCTGGCGGCGAACGCCGCTTCGACGCCTCCGCACCCCTGCTCAGCATGGAACTGACCGACGGCGCCCGCCTGTCCGCGGTCATGGGCGTCTCCCGCCACCCGGCCGTCACCATCCGACGCCACCCCGAACGGGAACTCACCCTCACCGACCTGACCGCCTCCGGCATGCTCACCAAACCGGTCCGCGCCCTGCTCGTCGCGGCCGTCCGCGCCCGCCTGAACGTGGTCATCGGCGGAGCCACCGGATCGGGCAAGACCACCCTGCTGCGCGCCCTGGCCCGCCACATCCCGCACGACGAACACGTCATCACCATCGAGGACGCCTACGAACTCGCCCTGGACTCCGACCCCGACCGCAACTGCCTCGCACTCCAGGGCCGCCCGCCCAACACCGAAGGGGCAGGGGAGATCACCCTCGCCGACCTGCTCCGCCACGCCCTGCGCATGTCACCCGACCGGGTCATCGTCGGCGAGACCCGCGGACAGGAAACGGTCGCTCTGCTGCACGCCATGACCATGGGCACCGACGGCTCCATGGCCACCGTGCACGCCTCCTCCTCAGAGCAGATCCTCACCAAACTCGCCACCTACGCCAACCAGGCACGCGACCGCCTCACCCTGGAGGAGAGCGCCATCCTCATCTCCTCGGCGGTCCACCTGGCCGTCTACATCGACACCGACGCCCACGGCACCCGCCGCGTCGCCGGCATCCGCGAGATCGTCGGCTGCGACGGACCCCGCGTGGTCACCAACGAAATCCACACCGCGGAACACGGGTTCGTCCTCCCGCTGAGCCCGCCCTACGCGCGCAAGCTCGTCCGCACCGGCTTCGACCCGACCACCCTGCTCACCGGGAGCGGCGCATGA